A section of the Acomys russatus chromosome 10, mAcoRus1.1, whole genome shotgun sequence genome encodes:
- the Tra2a gene encoding transformer-2 protein homolog alpha — protein MSDVEENNFEGRLPISAPRCGSPARWGRRRRGAPSGRIVESRSQSKSPTGTPARVKSESRSGSRSPSRVSKHSESHSRSRSKSRSRSRRHSHRRYTRSRSHSHRRRSRSRSYTPEYRRRRSRSHSPMSNRRRHTGSRANPDPNTCLGVFGLSLYTTERDLREVFSRYGPLSGVNVVYDQRTGRSRGFAFVYFERIDDSKEAMERANGMELDGRRIRVDYSITKRAHTPTPGIYMGRPTHSGGGGGGGGGGGGGGGGGRRRDSYYDRGYDRGYDRYEDYDYRYRRRSPSPYYSRYRSRSRSRSYSPRRY, from the exons ATGAGTGATGTAGAGGAGAACAACTTCGAGGGCAGA CTTCCCATCTCTGCTCCGAGGTGCGGGTCCCCGGCGCGGTGGGGCAGGAGGCGGCGGGGCGCTCCCTCCGGCCGGATAGTG GAGTCTCGCTCTCAATCAAAATCTCCAACGGGAACTCCTGCTCGAGTAAAATCAGAGAGCAGGTCAGGATCTCGTAGTCCATCAAGGGTTTCCAAACATTCTGAGTCCCACTCTCGATCAAGATCAAAATCCAG GTCAAGGTCGCGGAGGCATTCTCACAGACGATACACGCGATCCAGGTCCCATTCCCATAGGAGGCGATCTCGAAGTAGGTCCTACACACCAGAGTATCGGCGGCGAAGAAGCCGGAGTCACTCTCCGATGTCTAATCGCAGAAGACACACTGGCAGCAGG GCAAATCCAGATCCCAACACTTGCCTGGGAGTATTTGGCCTCAGTTTGTACACAACAGAGAGAGATCTTCGTGAAGTATTTTCTCGATATGGACCGTTGAGTGGTGTCAATGTGGTTTATGATCAGCGAACTGGGAGGTCACGTGGATTtgcctttgtttattttgagaggATAGATGACTCTAAGGAG gCCATGGAAAGAGCAAATGGGATGGAGCTGGACGGCAGGAGAATTCGTGTGGATTACTCTATCACCAAGAGagcccacacacccacaccaggcaTTTACATGGGCAGACCAACTCA TAgcggtggtggaggtggtggaggaggaggcggcggcggtggtggaggaggtggtagACGGCGAGACTCTTACTATGATAGAGGATATGATCGAGGCTATGACAGATACGAAGACTATGATTACCGGTACAG AAGAAGGTCGCCGTCTCCTTACTATAGCCGCTACAGGTCACGGTCAAGATCTCGTTCCTATAGCCCAA GACGCTATTGA